The following coding sequences lie in one Pungitius pungitius chromosome 18, fPunPun2.1, whole genome shotgun sequence genomic window:
- the LOC119226348 gene encoding mediator of RNA polymerase II transcription subunit 13-like isoform X2 — MTTAANCVANGASLEDCHSNIFSLAELTGIKWRCYSFRGSGEYGPVISSPAQDDPVLRSFMRCVQANLLCVWRRKVKPDAKELWIFWWGEEPRLADVIHQELEVSEEGLWECGLSYECRTLLFKAIHNLLERCLMDKGFVRIGKWFFKPHELQEKSLGNSEHLSCSFSFFLHGESNVCTSVEIAQHQPAYHVTEHHVRLAQASITPIQVILSPYGLSGTLTGQAFKMSDPATRKLMEEWSYFYPVVLPLKEGSGAKDKGEGGQTYDRNCHAAVEVIVGGVRMTYPAALVLIAQGDLPLEQSPPVPATQGLSRELNHCSVPLTPPASPQQPCSADSGFVTSISSVPTPDSGMGVASVSPKHSGKKLTSQVVHQAWRECYLNQPPHALNSPTGVSLNKDAPSGVTAWDFSDLEARVSCSCSRLKQQKLNLTATANPQTSANPTQSSGVSLYPPSLPKHKTSDKTEKADKQSKRPAVISFHHRLSVPRETPLEQDPAGGPQLALEPSLEPPSALPSCKYPKLLSNGRKAPESHLHSPMSPLPPTLSPHPRVQDPEVLDGPVDIPLCPEGAFASETAVYTALLRQRENGASWWRGFRTPRTDETDCRPCELPADALEEVKTETAAEGALLKRLYTQTHKRFKISEERVRDHIHTLGLFQQPGVEALREPGEDPYDFKEGDIEYTFSSSKRLKGQGREHSKKAKGEEITSNGALPDGNDAMSIFNSAPKSESGQDADGAAKANPSLTREKDLVVNISDLDNIFDEDEEELGTVYPNQHSSKLPASTEDRPLGKEGRVAVPYPSTVADLQRMFPTPPSLEQHPAFSPATTYRDTPSQEPPVHSGAADHLLPLASSQFTEYRMEIDEGMASPGLEDLKPQIGSSMFAPLSCLPSHSLPPLKITEQCYYRPSWALMPKMEHFPLMHSHNATFNRDGYTNVPSVTTLTDQEYGQMSTTTASVSTNAGILPSPATPRFSVPTPRTPRTPRGVNAASSGQGSVKQDGTEISSPASTPSTSLPLSSVDPLARPGPSLPEAHSLYAILLLSDSVLNVFKDRNFDSCCICACNMNVKGADVGVYIPDSTGEDQYRCMCGFSAIVNRRLAHGTGLFLEDELDIYGRTSEVGRAAERRLALCRRDPSMGDTRAKRAQDAAPASPLVMILLQEHCSQPISSLASLHLPLSCSCHGRKGALLQSWVSEKQWADGSDACVDCYNALEQGLQYVDNSTGGKVDPAVVRSTALHSWPHTNVVDMNMLSSQDMVRVLLSLQPFLQDAIQKKRTGRTWENIQHVQGPLTWQQFHKMAGRGSYGSEESPEPLPIPTVLLGYDTDFLALSPLALPFWEKLLLEPYGGPRDVAYVVLCPSSPSLLAAARAFFQELSAVYEMCRLGKHRPLAKVSRDGLVRVGEEVEAEKLEALGVDQWVTGPWAGQQHSDNLGKLKLYAYACNQQLGPQLSALSLDGSLLLPPSHPASSAPPASSGQPHAWGPDGGPAAGAVSAGTASTPTAATSSQTGETTHGAMSDPKGPPSATPPATTPAENPELTAEQSRIGIPTVADSMDSLANPPAIVIYIVDAFLGSSGARNEGGEEDEGDEVEASSIWLLGLLRCYTEMLKTLPETMRPALVLQVVPCQYLLQPASGESHLYLQHLRSLSFSCYSQCRRLLPQQTPIKSLTGFGPVSNVNSVLKSPEHPSPLQLYTPPFILGPTRSKQPEPGEIWAEIPPKYNVLFVGYCLSHDQRWILVSCTDQQGELLETSIINIDVPNRARRPKVSARKMGLQKLWEWCIGIIQMTSLPWRIVIGRLGRLGHGELKDWSSLLGEHSLHSIGRQLREACRMCGISAADSPSILSACLVAMEPQGSFVIMPDAVTMGSVFGRSTALNLQTSQLNTPQDASCTHILVFPTSATTQLAPSSYPTEDNEDNNDDMFGLPFPDELENDIGHDMMLITGNLHTSPNTSPVPSPGSPSGMGMGSHFQHNKNQGERLMSRDSPPEELKQQPLALGYYVSTAQANGLPHWFWASCPQAESQCPLFLKASLHHHISIAQTDELASDKTKRSPHPLDSKKTSDVLRFVLEQYNALSWLTCTPATQDRQSCLPVHLAVLIQMYNAILNML; from the exons TGAACACCTGTCgtgttccttctccttcttcctccacgGGGAGAGCAACGTGTGCACGAGTGTGGAGATCGCCCAGCACCAGCCTGCGTACCACGTCACAGAGCACCACGTCCGCCTCGCACAGGCCTCCATCACGCCGATACAAG TTATCCTGAGTCCGTACGGCCTGAGCGGCACTCTCACGGGTCAGGCATTCAAGATGAGCGACCCGGCGACGCGCAAGCTGATGGAGGAGTGGAGTTACTTCTACCCGGTGGTCCTTCCGCTCAAAGAGGGAAGTGGAGCAAAGGACAAGGGAGAGGGGGGCCAGACCTATGATCGCAACTGTCACGCGGCGGTGGAGGTCATCGTGG GTGGAGTAAGGATGACGTACCCAGCTGCCTTAGTGCTGATAGCCCAGGGCGACCTGCCGCTGGAGCAGTCTCCACCTGTTCCTGCAACTCAGGGCCTCAGCAGGGAGCTGAACCACTGCAGCGTGCCACTCACACCGCCGGCGTCGCCGCAGCAGCCCTGCTCAG CGGACAGCGGCTTCGTGACGTCCATCTCCAGCGTCCCCACGCCAGACAGCGGCATGGGGGTTGCCAGCGTCAGCccaaagcattctgggaaaaAGCTAACCTCTCAGGTAGTCCACCAAGCCTGGAGGGAATGCTATCTCAACCAGCCTCCGCATGC ATTGAACTCTCCAACTGGCGTATCGCTTAACAAGGACGCGCCCAGTGGAGTAACCGCCTGGGACTTCAGCGATCTGGAAGCCAGAgtgtcctgcagctgctccag GTTAAAGCAGCAGAAGTTGAACCTGACTGCCACTGCCAACCCCCAGACGAGTGCCAATCCCACACAGTCCTCCGGCGTGTCGTtgtaccccccctccctgcccaaACACAAGACCAGCGACAAGACGGAGAAGGCTGACAAACAGTCCAAGAGGCCCGCCGTGATCTCCTTCCACCACCGTCTATCGGTCCCCCGTGAGACCCCTCTGGAACAGGACCCAGCAGGGGGGCCTCAGCTCGCCCTGGAGCCGTCCTTGGAGCCTCCTTCCGCTCTGCCCAGCTGCAAGTATCCCAAGCTCCTCTCCAATGGCAGGAAAGCCCCCGAGTCCCATCTGCATTCGCCAATGTCTCCACTCCCGCCCACGCTCAGCCCGCACCCCCGGGTGCAGGACCCGGAGGTCCTGGATGGGCCCGTGGACATCCCCCTCTGTCCGGAGGGGGCTTTCGCCAGCGAAACCGCCGTGTATACAGCTCTGCTGAGGCAGAGGGAGAACGGGGCCAGCTGGTGGAGAGGCTTCAGGACACCCAGGACGGATGAGACTGACTGCAGGCCCTGTGAACTCCCCGCTGACGCGCTAGAGGAGGTGAAGACGGAGACAGCGGCCGAAGGAGCGCTGCTGAAGAG ACTGTATACACAGACTCACAAGAGATTTAAAATCTCAGAGGAGAGGGTGAGGGACCACATCCACACTTTGGGCCTGTTCCAGCAGCCGGGTGTGGAGGCGCTGCGGGAGCCCGGGGAGGACCCCTACGACTTTAAGGAGGGAGACATCGAGTACACGTTCTCCTCTTCAAAGCGGTTAAAGGGTCAGGGGCGAGAACACAGCAAGAAGGCCAAG GGAGAAGAAATCACCAGCAACGGAGCACTGCCTGACGGGAACGATGCAATGTCGATTTTTAACTCGGCTCCGAAATCGG AATCAGGTCAGGATGCCGATGGAGCCGCCAAGGCCAACCCTTCTCTGACCAGAGAAAAAGATCTGGTGGTCAACATCTCAGATCTAGACAACATatttgatgaagatgaagaagaactgGGG ACTGTTTACCCCAACCAGCACTCAAGCAAGCTACCAGCATCCACAGAAGATCGTCCTCTGGGCAAAGAAGGGAGAGTCGCTGTACCGTATCCATCGA CAGTAGCAGACCTCCAGAGGATGTTTCCCACGCCACCTTCCTTGGAGCAGCACCCAGCCTTCTCTCCCGCCACCACGTACCGTGACACGCCGAGCCAAGAGCCCCCCGTGCACAGCGGAGCGGCAGACCACCTGCTGCCTTTGGCCTCCTCCCAGTTCACCGAATACCGGATGGAGATTGACGAGGGCATGGCCAGCCCCGGGCTGGAGGATCTCAAG CCACAAATTGGCTCCTCCATGTTTGCTCCGCTCTCCTGCTTACCCAGCCACAGTCTACCGCCACTCAAGATTACCGAGCAATGCTACTATCGTCCATCCTGGGCCCTCATGCCCAAGATGGAGCATTTCCCGCTCATGCATTCCCATAATGCCACTTTCAACAGGGATGGATACAC GAACGTGCCAAGTGTCACCACCCTCACGGACCAGGAGTACGGCCAGATGAGCACTACCACTGCCTCTGTGAGCACCAACGCGGGCATCCTGCCGTCTCCGGCCACGCCCCGCTTCTCCGTGCCCACCCCGCGGACCCCCCGCACGCCGCGGGGCGTGAACGCCGCGAGCTCCGGGCAGGGCTCGGTGAAGCAGGACGGCACTGAGATCAGCTCGCCGGCCTCCACGCCCTCCACCAGCCTGCCTCTCAGCTCCGTGGACCCTCTGGCTCGGCCGGGACCCTCCCTGCCCGAGGCTCACAGCCTGTACGCCATCCTCCTGCTCTCGGACTCCGTCCTCAACGTCTTCAAGGATCGCAACTTTGACAGCTGCTGCATCTGTGCCTGCAATATGAATGTCAAAGGAGCAGACGTTGGGGTGTACATCCCCGATTCCACTGGCGAAGATCAGTACCGCTGTATGTGCGGCTTCAGTGCCATCGTGAACAGGCGGCTGGCCCACGGCACGGGCCTCTTCCTGGAGGACGAGCTGGACATTTATGGCCGGACTTCTGAGGTCGGCCGGGCGGCCGAGCGGAGGCTGGCCCTCTGCAGGCGGGACCCCAGCATGGGGGACACGAGGGCCAAGCGCGCGCAGGACGCGGCCCCCGCCTCGCCTTTGGTCATGATCCTGCTGCAGGAGCACTGCTCCCAGCCCATTTCCTCCTTGGCGTCACTGCATCTGCCCCTCAGCTGCTCGTGCCACGGACGCAAGGGAGCGCTGCTCCAAAGCTGGGTGTCCGAGAAGCAGTGGGCCGACGGGAGCGACGCCTGCGTGGACTGTTACAACGCCTTGGAGCAGGGGTTACAGTATGTGGACAACTCCACGGGAGGCAAAGTAGATCCGGCTGTTGTCAGAAGTACAGCCCTTCACTCCTGGCCTCATACAAATG TGGTGGACATGAACATGCTGTCGTCGCAGGACATGGTTCGGGTGCTGCTGTCTCTGCAGCCTTTCTTGCAGGATGCGATCCAGAAGAAGAGAACAGGACGGACCTGGGAAAACATCCAGCACGTTCAGGGTCCGCTCACCTGGCAGCAGTTCCATAAGATGGCCGGGAGAGGCTCCTACG GTTCGGAAGAGTCACCGGAGCCCTTGCCCATCCCGACAGTGTTACTGGGCTACGACACGGACTTCTTGGCGTTGTCCCCTCTGGCGTTGCCTTTCTGGGAGAAGCTGCTACTCGAGCCTTACGGGGGGCCGCGGGATGTGGCGTACGTCGTCCTGTGCCCCAGTAGCCCCTCTCTGCTGGCCGCGGCCCGCGCCTTCTTCCAGGAGCTCAGCGCCGTCTACGAG ATGTGCCGCCTCGGGAAGCACCGCCCTCTGGCCAAGGTGTCCAGGGACGGCCTGGTGCGCGTGGGAGAAGAAGTGGAAGCGGAGAAGCTGGAGGCGCTGGGTGTGGACCAGTGGGTGACTGGACCGTGGGCAGGACAGCAGCACAGCGACAACCTCGGCAAGCTCAAGCTCTACGCGTATGCGTGCAACCAGCAGCTCG GTCCCCAGCTGTCAGCGCTTTCATTGGACGGCAGCCTCCTGTTGCCTCCCTCACACCCGGCATCCTCAGCCCCGCCTGCCTCCTCTGGGCAGCCTCACGCTTGGGGCCCTGACGGTGGACCGGCTGCAGGGGCGGTCAGCGCGGGAACCGCTTCGACCCCGACTGCGGCGACCTCGAGCCAGACGGGGGAGACGACCCACGGTGCGATGAGTGACCCCAAAGGCCCACCCAGTGCCACACCACCAGCCACCACACCAGCAGAAAACCCGGAGCT CACCGCAGAGCAGTCCAGGATTGGCATCCCCACCGTGGCCGATTCTATGGACAGCCTCGCCAACCCGCCGGCTATCGTTATTTACATAGTGGATGCTTTTCTTGGCTCAAGTGGAGCGAGGAATGAAGGcggagaggaagacgagggggACGAAGTGGAGGCCAGTAGCATTTGGCTGCTAGGGCTACTTCGCTGCTACACAGAGATGCTGAAGACTTTGCCCGAGACGATGAGACCTGCACTTGTACTACAG GTCGTGCCGTGCCAATACCTTCTCCAGCCGGCCAGTGGGGAGAGCCATCTCTACCTGCAACATCTGCGCTCCCTGTCCTTCTCCTGCTACTCCCAATGCAGACGGCTCCTGCCCCAGCAAACCCCCATCAAGTCCCTGACGGGCTTCGGCCCAGTGTCGAATGTTAACTCCGTGCTTAAGAGTCCAGAG CATCCTAGCCCACTGCAGCTGTACACGCCCCCCTTCATCCTTGGGCCCACCCGTTCCAAGCAGCCAGAACCAGGGGAGATATGGGCAGAGATCCCTCCCAAATACAATGTGCTCTTTGTTGGATACTGCCTATCACATGACCAGCGCTGGATCCTTGTGTCCTgcactgaccagcagggggagctcCTGGAGACCAGTATCATCAACATTGATGTCCCCAACAG AGCGCGACGTCCCAAGGTTTCAGCCAGAAAGATGGGACTGCAGAAGCTGTGGGAATGGTGTATTGGCATCATCCAGATGACCTCACTGCCATGGAGGATTGTGATTGGACGACTGGGCCGGCTGGGGCACGGAGAGCTGAAAG ACTGGAGCTCACTCCTCGGGGAGCATTCCCTCCATTCAATAGGGCGCCAGCTGAGGGAAGCGTGTCGAATGTGTGGCATCTCGGCCGCTGACTCCCCCAGCATCCTCAGTGCCTGCCTGGTAGCCATGGAGCCACAGGGCTCCTTTGTGATCATGCCTG atgcAGTCACCATGGGCTCCGTGTTTGGACGCAGCACTGCTCTGAACTTGCAGACGTCGCAGCTGAACACGCCTCAGGATGCTTCCTGTACTCACATCCTCGTCTTTCCAACTTCTGCCACCACCCAGCTGGCTCCCAGCTCCTACCCTACTGAGGACAATGAGGACAACAATG atgACATGTTCGGTCTGCCCTTTCCTGATGAACTGGAGAACGACATTGGCCACGACATGATGCTCATCACTGGCAACCTCCACACGTCCCCCAACACGTCTCCCGTGCCCTCGCCAGGCTCTCCGTCCGGGATGGGCATGGGGTCGCATTTCCAGCACAACAAG AACCAAGGAGAGCGCTTGATGTCCAGGGACAGTCCACCAGAGGAGCTGAAGCAGCAGCCGCTGGCTCTGGGCTACTACGTCTCCACTGCTCAAGCAAACGGACTTCCTCACTGGTTCTGGGCCTCCTGTCCGCAGGCTGAGAGCCAGTGTCCGCTCTTCCTCAAG GCTTCCCTCCACCACCACATCTCCATAGCGCAGACGGATGAGTTGGCATCCGACAAGACCAAGAGGTCCCCTCACCCCTTGGACTCAAAGAAAACCTCAGATGTGCTCAG GTTTGTATTGGAGCAGTACAACGCCCTCTCCTGGCTGACCTGCACGCCTGCCACCCAAGACCGCCAGTCCTGCCTGCCCGTCCACTTGGCTGTGCTGATCCAGATGTACAACGCCATCCTGAACAtgctttga